Proteins from a genomic interval of Nocardioides jishulii:
- a CDS encoding DNA-directed RNA polymerase subunit alpha, translating into MLIAQRPTLSEETVDEFRSRFVIEPLEPGFGYTLGNSLRRTLLSSIPGASVTSIKIDSVLHEFSTVEGVTEDVTEIILNLKGLVVSSEHDEPVTMYLRKSGAGDVTAADITPPAGVEVHNPDLKIATLSDSGKLEMELVVERGRGYVSAVQNKGGDNEIGRIPVDSIYSPVLKVTYKVEATRVEQRTDFDKLVIDVETKPSIRPRDAIASAGKTLVELFGLARELNVEAEGIDIGPSPVDEQLAADLALPVEDLQLTVRSYNCLKREGIHTVGELIGRSEQDLLDIRNFGAKSIDEVKAKLVEMGLSLKDSAPGFDPHAALAAYSDDDDASYVEDEQY; encoded by the coding sequence GTGCTTATCGCTCAGCGCCCGACCCTGTCGGAAGAGACCGTTGACGAGTTCCGCTCCCGGTTCGTGATCGAGCCCCTGGAGCCTGGCTTCGGTTACACGCTCGGCAACTCGCTGCGTCGTACCCTGCTCTCCTCCATCCCGGGAGCCTCGGTCACCAGCATCAAGATCGACAGCGTTCTCCACGAGTTCTCCACCGTCGAGGGCGTCACCGAGGACGTCACCGAGATCATCCTCAACCTCAAGGGCCTCGTCGTCTCCTCGGAGCACGACGAGCCCGTCACGATGTACCTGCGCAAGTCGGGTGCTGGTGACGTCACCGCCGCCGACATCACGCCGCCGGCCGGCGTCGAGGTGCACAACCCGGACCTCAAGATCGCCACCCTCTCCGACTCCGGCAAGCTGGAGATGGAGCTCGTCGTGGAGCGTGGCCGTGGCTACGTCTCCGCGGTGCAGAACAAGGGCGGCGACAACGAGATCGGCCGCATTCCGGTCGACTCGATCTACAGCCCGGTCCTCAAGGTCACCTACAAGGTCGAGGCCACCCGAGTCGAGCAGCGCACCGACTTCGACAAGCTGGTCATCGACGTCGAGACCAAGCCGTCGATCCGTCCCCGTGACGCCATCGCCTCGGCCGGCAAGACCCTGGTCGAGCTCTTCGGCCTGGCTCGCGAGCTGAACGTCGAGGCCGAGGGCATCGACATCGGCCCGTCGCCCGTCGACGAGCAGCTGGCTGCCGACCTCGCCCTCCCGGTCGAGGACCTGCAGCTGACGGTCCGTTCCTACAACTGCCTCAAGCGCGAGGGCATCCACACCGTGGGTGAGCTCATCGGTCGCTCGGAGCAGGACCTGCTCGACATCCGCAACTTCGGTGCGAAGTCGATCGACGAGGTCAAGGCCAAGCTGGTCGAGATGGGTCTGTCCCTCAAGGACAGCGCGCCCGGGTTCGACCCGCACGCGGCCCTGGCTGCGTACTCGGACGACGACGACGCGTCGTACGTCGAGGACGAGCAGTACTGA